From a single Labrus bergylta chromosome 14, fLabBer1.1, whole genome shotgun sequence genomic region:
- the rabep1 gene encoding rab GTPase-binding effector protein 1, whose amino-acid sequence MAEQASGPPLSSQHDEVLQQRVAALEQERAEFIKLKQQLEAEFNQKRAKFKELFVSKEEELKRQSTALDGAQAELSSVQDQLTQARTEMETIRAVATVSENTKQEAIDQVRSQWQEEVASLQAIMKETVCEYEVQFHQRLEQERAQWNQYREAVERELGDLRRRLTEGQEEENLEDEMKKAQEDAEKLRSVVMPMEQEIGALKAKLTTAEDRVKELEASKVKELNHVLEAEKSCRTDLEMYVAVLNTQKSVLQEDAEKLRKELHEVCHKLELERQQHNQLKHTWQRANDQFLESQRLLMRDMQRIESVLSSEQLRQVEEMKKKDQEEDEKERLSQVKELQEEDGGDNTEPLEDSFLGLSIEEPHGNHSAHGSMHSLDTDVVAGGLMDPYKENLRRVQSTDSLGSSLSSQQGLGGHNHKAKSASHLDESDFGPLVGADCSVTDSSFGETASIGSMKLTGSHFLLTKDQEKAIKAMTPEQEETASLLSSISHAPDTAFLPPAGYRLVSDSEWNLLQQEVKNAGRKLGRRCDMCSNYEKQLQVIQGQEADTRDQVKKLQVMLRQANDQLERTMTEKQSLEDSVKAGNEETTAKVSALLQRVQESETLLDTLQQAFSEAKRNTQDQMVVLVKSREQVADELSRLQRDNESLQGKHRLHVELQQQEDFQMPNTVQELQSLAIRLREDLVSLRTSADHMEEKLKAEILFLKEQIQAEQCLKENLEDTLQLEIEGCKEEIASFSSLKTELERIKAEKQQLQSSLAEKTETLSSIQSRRSSLEQQLKELTAAKSALESQVFDEKDKAQRLQTELDVSEQVQKDFVKLSQTLQVQLERIRQAESLDRIKVILNDTNLTDINQLPET is encoded by the exons AGGTGCTGCAGCAGCGAGTGGCCGCTCTGGAGCAGGAGAGAGCCGAGTTCATCAAACTCAAGCAGCAGCTGGAGGCCGAGTTCAACCAGAAGAGAGCCAAGTTTAAAGAGCTCTTCGTGTCCAAGGAAG aggagctgaagagGCAGTCCACGGCGCTGGATGGCGCCCAGGCCGAGCTGAGCTCCGTCCAGGATCAGCTGACTCAGGCTCGGACGGAGATGGAGACGATCAGAGCCGTGGCCACCGTGTCAGAAAACACCAAACAGGAAGCCATCGACCAGGTCCGCAGCCAGTGGCAGGAGGAGGTGGCGTCCCTGCAGGCCATCATGAAAG AAACAGTTTGTGAGTACGAGGTCCAGTTCCACCAGCGTCTGGAGCAGGAGAGAGCCCAGTGGAACCAGTACAGGGAGGCGGTGGAGAGGGAGCTTGGGGACTTGAGACGCCGCCTCACTGAGggccaggaggaggagaaccTGGAGGACGAGATGAAGAAG GCCCAGGAGGATGCAGAGAAGCTGCGTTCGGTGGTGATGCCCATGGAGCAGGAGATCGGGGCCCTGAAAGCGAAGCTGACCACAGCCGAGGACAGAGTGAAGGAACTGGAGGCGTCCAAG GTCAAGGAGCTCAATCACGTTCTGGAGGCGGAGAAGTCGTGTCGTACCGACCTGGAGATGTACGTGGCTGTGTTGAACACACAGAAGTCCGTCCTGCAGGAAGACGCAGAGAAACTCCGGAAAGAGCTCCATGAAG TGTGTCACAAACTGGAGTTGGAGCGGCAGCAGCACAACCAGCTGAAGCACACGTGGCAGAGAGCCAACGACCAGTTCCTCGAGTCCCAGCGGCTCCTCATGAGGGACATGCAGAGGATAGAGAGCGTGCTGTCGTCAGAGCAGCTGCGCCaggtggaggagatgaagaagaaagaccag gaggaggatgagaaggaGAGGCTGAGCCAAgtgaaggagctgcaggaggaggacggTGGAGACAACACGGAGCCTCTGGAGGATTCATTCCTCGGGCTGAGCATCGAGGAG CCTCATGGTAACCACAGCGCACACGGCTCCATGCACTCCTTAGACACCGATGTGGTCGCAGGAGGACTGATGGACCCCTACAAGGAGAACCTGCGCAGAGTCCAGTCCACAGACAGCCTCGGCTCCTCACTCTCTTCTCAGCAGGGCCTCGGCGGCCACAACCACAAGGCCAAGTCGGCCAGCCACTTGGACGAGTCGGACTTTGGGCCCTTGGTGGGCGCCGACTGCAGCGTGACGGACAGTAGTTTTGGTGAAACGGCGTCGATCGGCTCCATGAAGTTGACGGGGAGTCACTTCCTGCTGACTAAAGATCAGGAGAAGGCCATCAAGGCCATGACGCCGGAGCAAGAGGAGACGGCGTCCCTGCTGTCCAGCATCTCCCACGCCCCCGACACCGCCTTCTTACCACCTGCAGGCTACAGGCTGGTCAGCGACAGCGAGTGGAACCTGCTGCAGCAAGAG GTGAAAAACGCAGGCAGGAAGCTCGGCCGCCGTTGTGATATGTGCTCAAACTACGAGAAGCAGCTGCAGGTCATCCAAGGACAAGAGGCGGACACACGGGATCAG GTGAAGAAGCTGCAGGTGATGCTTCGTCAGGCCAACGACCAGCTGGAGAGGACGATGACCGAGAAACAGAGTTTGGAAGATTCGGTCAAAGCAGGAAACGAGGAAACCACGGCTAAG gTCTCTGCCCTCTTGCAGAGAGTCCAGGAGTCAGAGACGTTGCTCGACACGTTGCAGCAGGCCTTCAGTGAAGCCAAGAGGAACACGCAGGACCAGATG gtggTGCTGGTGAAGTCGAGGGAGCAGGTGGCGGATGAGCTGAGTCGACTACAGCGAGACAACGAGAGCCTGCAGGGGAAACACAGGCTGCACGTAGAGCTGCAGCAACAGGAGGACTTTCAGATGCCCAACACTGTGCAA GAGCTACAAAGCCTGGCGATAAGGCTCCGTGAGGACCTGGTGTCGTTACGGACGTCCGCCGATCACATGGAGGAGAAGCTGAAGGCGGAGATCCTGTTCCTGAAGGAGCAGATCCAAGCGGAGCAGTGTCTGAAGGAGAACCTGGAGGACACGCTGCAGCTGGAGATCGAGGGCTGTAAGGAGGAGATCG CGTCTTTCTCCAGTCTGAAGACGGAGCTGGAGCGGATAAAGGCGGAGAAGCAACAG ttgcaGAGCAGTCTAGCAGAGAAGACAGAAACACTGTCGAGCATCCAGAGCCGGAGGAGCAGCCTGGAGCAGCAGCTCAAAGAGCTCACCGCTGCAAAG AGTGCACTAGAGAGTCAGGTGTTTGACGAGAAGGACAAAGCTCAGCGGCTGCAGACGGAGCTGGACGTCAGCGAGCAGGTTCAGAAGGACTTTGTCAAACTTTCTCAGACTCTTCAG gtACAGTTGGAGCGAATACGACAGGCAGAGTCCCTGGATCGAATCAAAGTCATCCTCAACGACACCAACTTGACTGACATCAACCAGCTCCCAGAGACATGA